TCCTGATCATCGACTTCGTTCGTTTCGATGCGTCCGCTTCCCCGATCAATTCCGCAATCGGCCAAAGATTCGAGAAACCGCCGCAGTCGCTCTTTGATCCTCAGCACTTCCGCCGATTCCGCAAAATACGCGGAGAGAATCGCCTGTCCCGCAGGTATGTTATTTTCGGGAAGCTCGTACCATACGGTTTTATCTTCCGCTTGCCGTTTTCCGGGAATTTCCGCTTCTTCGATGGAGACGCCGCCCGCTCCCAGTTCGTGCAGAAAATGTGATACCGCTTCCACCGCTTCTGTTGTAGTGTGGACAGTCAATTCAACCCATTTCATGCCAATCCTCCAAAATTGCAGCACAGTAAAATTTCATGCAATTCATTTTACTACAAGTCTGCCTAAAGTGAAAATAAAAAGCGTCTTGCCAAGTTGGCGAAGACGCTTTTGCCCGCAAATTTTCCCCGTTCATATTTTTCCTCCCCCCGCTTCAATGACGCGCAGCGCCTGATGAAAATGCTCCTCGGCAATGACCGCCGTCAACAAAATATTGCGTCCCGTCGGCATTCCCTGTCCCCCGTCGCTCATTCCGCTGGCGCCCGCATCCGCCGCCGTTAAAATTCCGGCGCTTTTGTTCGTGATATCCGCAGCCAATGTCAGGCTTGCCAGGCTGGGGATGTCGCCGGTTATCGGATTCATGATCCGCTCTACCCCGTCGCCGGGAAATTTGGCAACTTTGCGGATGGACAATGCGGACGCGCGCAGCGACTCCAGTTTGCGCTTAACCGCCTCCGCCTCTTCGGGGGTATTAAAATAGGCCAAAATATTTTTTTCCGCCATCTCATCCACCTTTTTTTATCGCTTTTCCGCTCTTTGCTCCGCTTCAGTGGCCCGCGCCAAAGCTTCTATATCGTCCTCATCCGCGGCTACAAGGGAAAATTCCACATCTTCTTTTTTGGCGATTGGCAAATGGCGCCTTGCTGCTTCGTTGCCGCGTTGTTTCGGCATATATTGTTCGCCCCTTTCTAAAATGAGTCTGTTTATAGGTTTTGATCATCCGGCAAAATTATTCCAACGATCGCCATGCCTTTCGCCCAACAAATACCGGGAGCCGTCGCGACTCCCGGAACGTTCGGCAAACATGCCGTTTGTTTGCAATGTTTTTTTCAAGCCAGCTGTTTCGCTTTTTTGGCCAGTGCGCTTTGCTGTTCCGCCAATGCCGCTTGCGCCGCGGCGATTTTGGCGAACGGCACCCGAAACGGCGAGCAACTGACATAATCAAGGCCGGCGCGGTGGCAGAAAGCAATGGACTCTTTTTCCCCGCCATGTTCCCCGCAAATACCGGTTCTAAGCCCGGGTTTTGTTTCGCGCCCTTTTTGCACCGCCCATTTAACCAGCAGCCCAACGCCTTCGTGGTCCAGCACGCGAAACGGATTTTCCGCCAATATGTTGCGTTCGACATATTGCGGCAAAAACTTTCCTTCGGCATCATCGCGGCTGTATCCGAACGTCATTTGCGTCAAATCGTTCGTGCCGAAGGAGAAAAAGTCGGCATGTGCGGCAATTTTGTCCGCGGTCAAGGCCGCCCGGGGCACTTCGATCATCGTGCCGACACGGAAACGGCACTCGTGTTTGCGATTGCGGAGCACTTGTTCCGCCGTTGTTTCGACCAATTTGCGCAACATCGCCAATTCGTTGGCGTGGCCGACGAGCGGGATCATAATTTCCGGCGCAACTTCTATGCCTTGATCCAGACAAATGAGGGCCGCATTAAAAATAGCCTCCACCTGCATATCGTAGATTTCCGGGAAAATAATGCCCAATCGGCACCCCCGGTGGCCGAGCATCGGGTTTGCCTCAACCAGGTTCCGCACCTTGCGGATCATATTGTCGAGTTGCGCGATTTCCGCAGATTGCCGATTTTCCAGTTCCAGACGCTGACGCCTGAGCAGCAATTCCGGCAAATTCGGCAAAAATTCATGCAGCGGCGGGTCCAGCAGCCGAATCGTGACAGGCAACCCGCTCATAGCCGTGAAAATGCCCACAAAATCCGCCTGCTGCATTGGCAAAAGCTTATTAAGCGCCGCCTTGCGCTCTTGTTCCGTTTCCGCCAAGAACATTTCCTGCACGACGGGCACGCGCCGCGGCGACATAAACATATGTTCCGTTCGGCATAAGCCGATGCCTTCCGCGCCGTACGATCTGGCGCGCTCCGCGTCAACCGGATTGTCCGCATTTGCGTAAACGCGCAGCCTGCGCACTTCATCCGCCCACGCCAATAATTTCGCCAAATCAGCCGACAACTCGGGCGGTTGCAAGTTGACGGCGCCGCGGATGATCCGCCCGGAAGCGCCGTCGATCGTGATCCAGTCTCCTTCCGACACGGCTACCTTGCCGATCATGGCGGATTTTTGTTCCTCGTCGATGCGCAAATCTTCACACCCGCAGACGCAAGGCTTTCCCATGCCTCTTGCGACTACCGCCGCATGGCTGGTCATGCCGCCTCGCGCGGTCAGCACGCCTTCGGCGGCAATGACGCCGTGGATGTCTTCCGGTGTTGTCTCCACACTTGCCAGAATGGTCTTTTTTCCCTGTTTTGCCCACGCTTCAGCCGTATCCGCGCTAAAGACGATTTGCCCCGTCGCGGCGCCCGGCGAGGCCGGCAGCCCGTTGGCGATCACATCCAATTGCGCTTGCGGATCAATCGCCGGATGCAACAATCGGTCAAGATGTTCGGCTTCAATGCGCTGCAGCGCTTCATGCTTCTGAATAATGCCGTCTGACGCCATATCCACGGCAATTTTTACGGCCGCCTGCGCCGTCCTTTTGCCGCTTCTGGTTTGCAGCAAATACAGTTTTCCTTGCTCCACCGTGAACTCGATATCCTGCATGTCCCGGTAGTGAAGTTCCAGCCGCCGGGCGGTTTCGGCCAGCTGGCGGTACACATCCGGCATATCGTGCGCCAATTGGTTGATCTGAAGCGGCGTCCGCGCGCCGGACACGACGTCTTCCCCCTGCGCGTTGGTCAAGTATTCGCCAAACAGCGTATTGGCCCCCGTTGCCGGGTTGCGCGTAAACAGCACGCCGGTGCCGGAGTCCTCGCCCAGATTCCCGAACACCATCGCCTGGATATTTACCGCCGTTCCCTGATCATCAGGGATGCGCTGCGCTTTTCTGTACACGATTGCCCGCGGATTGTTCCAACTGCGGAATACCGCTTCCACGGCCAAATGCAACTGCTTCAATACATCCTGCGGAAATTCCGTTTGCGCCTGTTTGCGGAAAATCGATTTATAAGTTGCGATGAGACTTTTCCAGGCGTCCGCCGTTACTTCGCGGTCCGCGGCAAATCCGTGTGTTTGCTTCAGCTTGGCCACATGCTGTTCAAATATCTGCGAATCGATGCCGAACACGACATTGCCGAACATCTGCATCAACCGGCGGTAACAATCATATGCAAAGCGCGGATTTTGCGTTTTGGCGGACAGCCCGGCAACCGTTACATCGTTTAGGCCCAGATTAAGTATCGTATCCATCATCCCCGGCATGGAGGTAACCGAACCGGAACGGACGGAAACAAGCAGCGGGTTGTTTGCG
The sequence above is a segment of the Bacilli bacterium genome. Coding sequences within it:
- the ppdK gene encoding pyruvate, phosphate dikinase — its product is MNARRVVHFHEGNARMKQLLGGKGANLAEMTNAGLPVPPGFTVTTDACREYFAAHETMPPRLFAEITEALSALEQARGETFGGANNPLLVSVRSGSVTSMPGMMDTILNLGLNDVTVAGLSAKTQNPRFAYDCYRRLMQMFGNVVFGIDSQIFEQHVAKLKQTHGFAADREVTADAWKSLIATYKSIFRKQAQTEFPQDVLKQLHLAVEAVFRSWNNPRAIVYRKAQRIPDDQGTAVNIQAMVFGNLGEDSGTGVLFTRNPATGANTLFGEYLTNAQGEDVVSGARTPLQINQLAHDMPDVYRQLAETARRLELHYRDMQDIEFTVEQGKLYLLQTRSGKRTAQAAVKIAVDMASDGIIQKHEALQRIEAEHLDRLLHPAIDPQAQLDVIANGLPASPGAATGQIVFSADTAEAWAKQGKKTILASVETTPEDIHGVIAAEGVLTARGGMTSHAAVVARGMGKPCVCGCEDLRIDEEQKSAMIGKVAVSEGDWITIDGASGRIIRGAVNLQPPELSADLAKLLAWADEVRRLRVYANADNPVDAERARSYGAEGIGLCRTEHMFMSPRRVPVVQEMFLAETEQERKAALNKLLPMQQADFVGIFTAMSGLPVTIRLLDPPLHEFLPNLPELLLRRQRLELENRQSAEIAQLDNMIRKVRNLVEANPMLGHRGCRLGIIFPEIYDMQVEAIFNAALICLDQGIEVAPEIMIPLVGHANELAMLRKLVETTAEQVLRNRKHECRFRVGTMIEVPRAALTADKIAAHADFFSFGTNDLTQMTFGYSRDDAEGKFLPQYVERNILAENPFRVLDHEGVGLLVKWAVQKGRETKPGLRTGICGEHGGEKESIAFCHRAGLDYVSCSPFRVPFAKIAAAQAALAEQQSALAKKAKQLA
- a CDS encoding YfhD family protein; this translates as MPKQRGNEAARRHLPIAKKEDVEFSLVAADEDDIEALARATEAEQRAEKR